One Xiphophorus hellerii strain 12219 chromosome 1, Xiphophorus_hellerii-4.1, whole genome shotgun sequence DNA segment encodes these proteins:
- the ebp gene encoding 3-beta-hydroxysteroid-Delta(8),Delta(7)-isomerase: MDAASAKKTPHPFWPRDLVIPSYVANDRSMSEILVFLFSVSGGFLLVTWLITGVAGRLGTWRRLALCWFAVCGFIHSVIEGWFCLYYDILPGDQSFLSQLWKEYSKGDSRYVIADNFTVCMETVTAVLWGPFSFWTVYSFLTTKSYRFVLQLIISLGQIYGAVLYFFTEHRDGYVHSEFGHPIYFWFYFIFMNFLWIVIPLVLIVDAWRQLSAAQSLSDSSKTQKVKRK, encoded by the exons ATGGATGCCGCCTCAGCAAAAAAAACTCCTCATCCTTTCTGGCCCCGGGACCTGGTGATTCCCTCTTATGTGGCTAATGATCGGTCCATGTCAGAGATTCTGGTGTTTCTCTTCTCTGTCTCTGGGGGTTTTCTACTTGTAACCTGGCTGATCACTGGGGTCGCTGGCAGGCTGGGAACATGGAGGCGTCTGGCCCTCTGCTGGTTTGCCGTTTGTGGATTCATCCATAGCGTTATCGAGGGAtggttttgtctttattatgaCATTTTACCAGGGGATCAGAGCTTCCTGTCACAACTGT GGAAGGAGTACTCCAAAGGGGACAGTAGATATGTTAT aGCTGATAACTTCACAGTTTGTATGGAGACCGTGACCGCTGTCTTATGGGGTCCGTTCAGTTTTTGGACCGTTTATTCCTTTTTAACTACCAAGTCCTACAGATTTGTTCTGCAGCTGATCATTTCACTCG GTCAGATATACGGAGCAGTGCTGTACTTCTTCACAGAGCACAGAGATGGTTATGTTCACAGCGAGTTCGGACATCCAATCTACTTCTGGTTCTACTTTATCTTCATGAATTTTCTGTGGATTGTCATTCCTCTGGTGCTCATTGTGGATGCGTGGAGACAGCTATCAGCAGCCCAGTCACTTTCAGACAGTTCAAAGACACAGAAGGTTAAAAGGAAGTAA
- the vma22 gene encoding vacuolar ATPase assembly protein VMA22 — translation MGVLREEDSCLLLDEKLLYFMDQLELLEGKRKTLNSLIEQGWFSISKARYSMGNKQVSALQFANEMEPLVSVHVRTLENDEVEFCAVRSSRKCNDEFVKEPTSIEDIGPQEEGIRRRKNTKSDVAEKKTSEDISSEKAPEVNPGRKRDHNPQQDPLKWFGILVPQSLKQAQSSFKQVIELSAEIAALQIVVLNARQELKHDLRNNDGSTGAGLNTSARSNEKEADVLSAN, via the exons ATGGGTGTATTGAGAGAAGAAGACTCTTGTCTTTTGTTGGATGAaaagctgctttattttatggatCAGCTCGAGTTATTGGAGGGGAAACGGAAGACTCTGAACTCACTCATCGAGCAG GGGTGGTTCTCCATAAGCAAGGCCCGTTACTCTATGGGAAACAAGCAGGTTTCTGCTCTTCAGTTTGCAAACGAGATGGAGCCACTGGTTTCTGTGCATGTTAG AACCCTGGAGAATGATGAGGTAGAATTTTGCGCAGTGAGATCGTCACGAAAATGTAATGACGAATTTGTAAAAGAACCAACCTCAATAGAGGATATTGGACCTCAAGAAGAAG gcATCAGacgaagaaaaaatacaaaaagtgatgtagcagaaaaaaagacaagtgaAGACATAAGCAGTGAAAAAGCTCCTGAGGTAAACCCTGGCAGAAAAAGAGACCATAATCCTCAGCAGGACCCACTAAAGTGGTTTGGGATTTTGGTGCCACAGTCTCTGAAACAAGCACAGTCATCGTTCAAACAAG TCATAGAGCTTTCAGCTGAGATTGCAGCTCTCCAGATCGTGGTTTTAAACGCCAGACAGGAGCTGAAGCATGACTTGAGAAACAATGATGGCTCAACTGGTGCTGGACTAAATACCTCTGCTCGATCAAATGAGAAGGAAGCGgatgttctttcagcaaactaG
- the fkbpl gene encoding FK506-binding protein-like, with product MEPVDLVEMQPDKQEAVAVTSWVCVCPGGLWRVQRNETHEWTQQISSNTADDTSCLTNHCPKLGSLCRVKVQLKAQTDDSDGPPSAKENEKMAVTAVADLVPTPILRQQDTVLQVPLGDWTTLRLGEGQCDITEACLEGMRAGEKCEIQLTPIGTGPEASLHQPSYEDLPLIATVELQAFTPGKESWEMTSTERWEWVKSHKERGGGRFRSGDLWGATDSYSRALKLLIPLCGLVGEVEDTNCLEETHQLPSSDQLKIKKAELHSNLSLCQLKLNQPQRARDSAAKATRLEPGASKPWYRLGQACQKLNELDEAKEAFKKLLEIQPELPAAVKALKEITSREKERNVQLGLRLSKMFS from the exons ATGGAGCCTGTTGACCTTGTAGAAATGCAGCCTGATAAACAAGAAGCTGTTGCTGTCACCTCGTGGGTCTGTGTGTGTCCTGGAGGACTCTGGAGGGTTCAGCGAAATGAGACGCATGAATGGACTCAACAAATCTCTTCTAATACAGCAGATGACACAT CTTGTCTAACTAATCACTGTCCAAAGCTGGGCTCACTGTGTCGGGTAAAAGTGCAGCTCAAAGCTCAGACCGATGACTCCGATGGTCCTCCatctgcaaaagaaaatgagaagatGGCAGTCACTGCTGTTGCAGATTTAGTGCCAACTCCAATTCTCCGGCAACAGGACACTGTGCTGCAGGTGCCCCTGGGTGACTGGACAACACTGAGGCTGGGGGAGGGTCAGTGCGATATCACAGAGGCATGTTTGGAGGGGATGAGAGCAGGGGAGAAATGTGAG ATACAACTTACTCCCATTGGAACCGGACCAGAAGCCTCTCTTCACCAGCCTTCGTATGAAGACCTTCCTCTCATTGCCACTGTGGAGCTCCAAGCGTTCACTCCAGGAAAGGAATCCTGGGAGATGACCTCCACTGAAAGATGGGAGTGGGTGAAATCGCACAAGGAGAGAGGTGGCGGTAGATTCAGGAGCGGGGACTTATGGGGAGCAACAGACAGCTACAGCCGGGCCCTCAAGCTCCTCATCCCCCTTTGTGGCCTTGTTGGAGAGGTGGAAGACACAAACTGTTTGGAAGAAACGCATCAGCTCCCTTCGTCTGATCAGCTTAAAATCAAGAAAGCTGAGCTTCACTCCAACTTGTCTCTGTGCCAGCTGAAATTAAACCAACCACAGCGAGCCAGGGACAGTGCTGCTAAAGCGACTCGGCTTGAACCTGGCGCCTCAAAGCCCTGGTACCGACTGGGCCAGGCATGCCAGAAGTTGAACGAGCTGGATGAGGCCAAAGAGGCATTTAAGAAACTGCTGGAAATCCAGCCGGAGCTGCCTGCTGCTGTGAAGGCCCTCAAAGAGATAACGAGTagagaaaaggagagaaatgTGCAGCTGGGATTGAGACTCAGTAAAATGTTTAGCTAA